CCACGTCCGGAGACAGAAGTGCTGCTGGAATTGGCCTTGCGTGAATTGTCAGGCGTGCGTGACCCTCGTGTGCTCGACATCGGGACCGGCACGGGCGCACTGGCGCTTGGCATCGCCCGGGCCCGGCCCGACGCCCAGGTATGGGCCACCGACCTCAGCGCCGACGCACTGGAGCTGGCACGTGAGAATGCCGAACACCTGGGGCTGCCGGTCACCTTCGCGCTGGGCCACCTGCACGCTGGTCTGGCCGGTCCGTTCGACCTGATCGTGTCCAATCCGCCCTACCTGCCGCTCGCCGACGCGCCCGTGGTCGCACCCGAGGTGCGCCGTGACCCCGAGCTGGCCCTGTACGCCGGAGAAGACGGCCTGGCGGTGGCGCGGCCTCTGGTGCATGAGGCCCAGGTCCTGGTGGGGCCGCAGGGCGTACTGGCGCTGGAACTCGATCCGCGCAATGTGGCCCTGCTCGCGGCCGAGATGAGCGCTTGGCACGTCGAGGTTCAGCCGGACCTGACCGGACGGGCGCGTTTTCTGCTGGCCCGTCGCTGAGCTGTTCCAACGCGCTATCAGGCCTTCGCTTCAGGTTGGCTTTGCAATCTGGCAAGGCTGCCCAAAGCCTTTTTGCATCCACCCTGGCTCCTGTGCGGCAACAATGCGGTATGCGCGATATCAAGCCTGCCCGTGCAGCCGCCAGGGCTGCAGTGCAACTGCCCGAAAACCAGCTGCCCGAATACCAGCTGGTGCGCGCGCTGGCAGTGGTGGCACTGACCCTGGCAGCCCTGTTTGCGCTTCACTTGCATGCCGCTTCCTGGCTGGCGGCGCTGACTTTTTCGGAAAGCTGGCGTTTCATGCTGCAGTGGCTGGTGACGCTCTTCGCGCTGCTGCTCACGGTGGCAGGAAGCGCGGCGTTCTGGGTGAGCACGACCCTGCTGAGGCGCCTGCGGATCCTTGTCCCGTCTCAAGTGTCTTCTCGGCGCGAAAGTGGGTTGCGGCAGGCCATTGTGGCAGGGCTCATTTCGCTGACAAGCGGCCTTTACGCGCTGCTGCAGGTGTGGGCTGGCCACTGAGCAACGCTGTGACGGGCACGCTGCCAGATCACCGGATACACCCATAGGATGATGTCTGGTTCACGGCAGGGCGAGGCAGGGACGCCCATGACAGCTGACCGCGCCCGGAGTAACCGAGCCACAGCCCAGATTCACCGGGCCATAAAGGACTGCGCCATCACGCCCGCGCCGAGCAGCTGGCTGCCTCCGTCGCAGGGAATCACCACGCCCGTGATGTAGGAAGCGGCGTCTGACACCAGAAAGAGCGCCAGGTTGGCGATGTCGTCCTTTTGACCCATACGGCCCAGCGGAATGCCGCGTGTAACGGCCGCGCGTGCCGCCTCGGTGGGCGCCAGACGGCGCATCCCCTCGGTGTCGTCGATGGGACCGGGAATGATGGCGTTGACGCGCACACCCCGTTCGCCCCACTCGATGGCCAGCACCTTGGTCAGCGCGTCCACGCCGGCCTTGGCAGCCACGACGTGTGCCTGCAGCGGCACCGGCATTCCGTAGGCACTGATCGACAGTACACTCGCCCCTGGTGTTCTCAGGTGAGGAGCGCTCGCCTTGACCGTATGAAAGGTGCCCAGCAGATCGATGTCCACCACCGACTTGAAACCGTTGGGAGAGATCTTGTCCACGGGGGCCGGAAAATTACCGGCCGCGCCGCAAATGACCACGTCGATCGCTCCGAAGGTGTCCACCGCCTCCTGCGCCGCTGCCTCCAGTGCGGCCATGTCGCGTACGTCGGCCGAGACGCCCAGCGCCCGACCACCGACAGCCTGAATGCCTTGAGCCGCGCTCGCAGCTTTTTCCAGGTTGCGGCCCAGCAGGGTGACCGCGCAGCCATGCTCGGCGAAGAGCTGCGCGATGCCCAGATTGATGCCGCTGCCTCCGCCGGTGATCAGGGCGTGCTTGCCTTGCAGGATGCTGGCTTGAAAAATTGACATGGTGTTCCTTTCGAGGCTGCATAAAAGCAGCGGAGATGACGAAAGCTCAGCTTTTCTTGAGGGAGAGCGCCACACGTGAGGCATCGAGGAACAGCGCGTTCCAGCTGGCCGTTTCGCGGTAGTGCACCTGAATTCCGGCCTCCAGGCGCGCGTTCATGGCGCGCTTGATGCCCCGCAGGGTCGTGGCCGGCAGTTCGCTCAGGGTGTGCGTAAGCGCGCGGGCGTGCTGTGTGGTGGCGTCCGGGCTTTCCAGCACCTCGCTGACCAGCCCGATTCTCTCGGCGCGCCGTGCACCGATGGCCTCGCCGGTCAGCGCGAGGCGGCGCGCCCAGCCTTCGCCGACCAGATGCGGCAGACGTCCCAGCCCGCCCAGGTCGCTGACAATGCCGAGCTTGACCTCGGGCAGCGAGAACCGCGCTTCGTGCGAGCATACCCGCACGTCGCACGCCAGAATCAGTTCCAGGCCCGCTCCGATGCACCAGCCGTTGACGGCGGTCACCACCGGCACCGGAACGTTCGCGAGCGCTTCGATGGCCTCCTGCATGGGGGACAGAAGTTCAAAAAAGCCCTCGGGGCGCTCGCGTGAAGCGCTTAGCAGGGGCGCGGTCTGCACCAGGTCGAGGCCCACGCTGAAGTCTTCGCCAGAGCGCAGCAGCACCGCCCGGGCTTCTTTGATTTCGCTCAGGGCCGCGGGCAGCTCCTGCCAGAAGACCGGTCCCAGCGCGCCGCGCTTGCTGACCAGCGTCAGCTCGGCCACGCCAGCCTCGTGGGTGACCTGCAGGCTCGTGTACGTCATGCCTTACCCTACCCGAAAATTGAACCCAGTTCAGGAATACCGAATCCACGGTCCAATAATTTGCGGCCCCTCAATGGTTGGGGCCGCGTGAACAATACGAAAATGATTTGAAGATCTGGCGTGAGTATTCCTCGTTGCCGTCCTCATTTCACTTCATGCACTTTGGACAGAGATGAGCAGGCACTTCAGGCGGGCTTCACGCCGCTATGGAGGTCTGCTCATGCAGCCATCTGCACCTTCCAGCGTCAAGGAGCGTTATGCTAATAACAGAATGTATGATGAGCTGTTGCCCGGTCGCCAGGTGACCACAGCCCTGAAACCCGACCAGCAGTCACGCTGGTATGTGGTCGACTTTCGATGGACCGGAACGGTCGCCGTGGGACGTTTGCACCACCTGGACGAACCGTGGCGGGAAAAGCATGTGCTGGTGCGCACACCACGGTTGTCGGCTGACCCCCCGGAGATGACGCCCTGACCGGGCGGGCTGGACGAACGCCCGGCGGCGGGCCAAGATCAAGGGATGTCCGATTCCGGCCGGTCCTTTCCTATGCATGTCAGCCTCGACGAAGCGCGTTCCAGCTTTGCCGCACTGCTCGCTTCGCGCCTCGCCGCACATGAGCTGGCTCCGCTGGCCGCGTGTTATGGGCGCATCCTGGCCCAGGATCTGAGCGCGCTCGTTTCACACCCCAGTGCGACCGACAGCGCGCTTGACGGCGTGGCCTGCCGCGAAGCCGACACCCTGCAGGCCAGTCCGGACACGCCCGCGCGCCTGCGGCTGATTGGCGAGTCGCGTGCCGGAGCGGCTTTTCCAGGCGCCGTGAGTACGGGCGAGGCCGTGCGCATCTACACCGGCGCGCCCCTGCCAGACGGCGCCGACGCCATCTGTCCTGTTGAGCAGCTGCGGGACGCGGGCGAGGGCCACACCGAGCTGCTGCGCCCGGCCTCGCCCAGGGACGTGCGCCACGCCGGCAGCGACTTTCGCGCGGGCGAGGTGGTGTTGCGCGCGGGGCAGCTCCTCACGCCGCAGCGTGTGGCGCTGGCGGCCGCCCTGGGCCACGCGCGCCTGCCCGTGCGGCCCCGCTTGCGCGTGGGGCTGCTGTCCACTGGAGACGAGGTGGTCGAGCCCGGCGAAAGGCTGCAAGAAGGGCAGGTGTACAACTCCAATCTGTACGGCCTGCTGGGGCTGGTGCAGCAGAGCGGGCACGAGACGCTGATGCTCGGTAGCGCGCCTGACAGCCCTCGGGCGCTCTCGCAGGCGCTGGAACGGGCGGGCGGAGCCGACCTGCTGCTCACCTCGGGTGGGGTCAGCATGGGACGCTACGATCTGGTGCGCGACCTCCTGATCGAAGACGGCGAAGTCGCCTTCTGGAAGGTGCGCATGCGCCCCGGCGGCCCGGCCCTGTGTGGCTCGTGGCGCGGTACCCCACTGTTCGGCCTGCCGGGCAACCCGGTCAGCGCGCTGGTGGTCTTCGAAGTGCTCGTCCGGCCTGCCCTGACCGGGCTGCCCACACGCACGGTGCGCCTTCGCGCCGGTGAAAACTTCCGGGCCCTGCCCGACAAGACGGCCTTCTGGCGCGGGGTGTTGCGTGAAGGCGCGGTGGTGGAGTACCCCAAGCAGGCCTCGAGCGTGCTGCGCTCCCTGAGCGAATCCGACGTGCTGGTCATTGTGCCCGAAGGTCAGCCCGTGCGTGCCGGCGAAGAGGTCGAGGTCATGCTGTCGTGAGGCTGGCTCGCAGGGCCTGAGCGAGGCCCCACCCGCTTTCCAGTGCGCCCTCCACGCGCGCGCCGCCACACCAGTCGCCACACCAGCCCAGCTGCAACCCAGGGTCCCAGTGAAAGGGGTGCCCGAACGGCACGGTCGGCGTCGCGTAACGCCAGCGGTGCCCCTGAACGCGCCGGACGCCGATCTCGCCCGTGACTTCCTGCACTGCCGCGAGCAGCGCCACCTCAACCTCCTCGCGCGCTTCTTCCAGGTGCGCCCGACTCCAGGAACCCGAGGCGTGCGCCACCAACGTCGGCAAGGCGCCGGAAGCGCGCTTGGTGTGATCGCGGCTGAGCCAGCTCAGCACCTCGTGGCGAAGCTCCACGGCAGGCCAGTCGACCGGCAGGTCACGCTGCAGCTCCACCAGCAGGGTCCAGGTGGGATCGAAGCGCACGCGGTCCAGCTGCTCTCCGGCTGCGCCCAGGGACAGGTCGGTCACCAGCGCCGAGAGCTGCGGCGCGGGCAGGTTGAGCACCAGCGAGGCGGCCTGAAAGGCGCTGCCGTCCTGGGCGTAGACCTTCCAGCCTCCTTCCAGCCGAGCAAGCGAGGATACCGTTACCTCGGAAAGTACCTCCAGATCGCGGGCCAGGTGGTGCCCCAAGGCGCTCATGCCGTTGAGGGGTGCGAAGCGGGGATGACCTTCGGGGCGCGCCGTGACCTGCCCGCGCTCCCACAAGGGAAAGCCGTATGTCCAGATGCGCAGCCAGCCTTCGCGCTGCCAGCTGTCCACCAGACGCTGCAGGCGCTCTGAGCGCGCCGTGAAGTACTGCGCGCCGTGATCGATGCGCACGCCTTCCCGACGGCGGGTGGCCGCCCGTCCCGACACGCCGCGTGACTTGTCCAGCACCAGCACGCGCCGCCCGGACCGCGCCAGGTCGCGCGCGCACGCCAGGCCACCCAGGCCTGCTCCTACCACGATCACGTCATGCATCAGCGAAGTGTACGTCAGGGCCACGGACATAAAACGTCAGCGTTCACGCGCTTGGGCTGGAGCAGTTCACCCATCAGGGTCGGAAGCGCAGCACCAGTGGCCCGGTCGGTCCCAGGGTCACGCCCGGACGCGGTGTGGGGTCGCCGGTCACGGCGCTCAGTTCTCCCGACAGAAACAGCCCCAGCGCTTCTTCGAGCAGCAGGTGCGCCAGGTGCATGCCGAGACATACCCGCTCACCGCCTCCAAAAGGCAGGTACGTCCAGGGAAGCGGCGCCTGCTCGAAACGCTGGGGCCGGAATTCCTCGGGTGCCGTCCAGAACTCCGGAGAGCGCCCTGACAAAAATGGGCTGTAGATCACCAAATTGCCAGGAGCGAGGGCCACCCCCTCGATTTCGGCGGCCCGCTTCACGCGGCGGCTGCCGATCCAGCCGCTGGGATACAGCCGCAGGGTCTCCCTGATGGCGGGGCGCAGTCCCTCGGCTGTGCGCCAGGAACCGTGCTGAGCCAGGTGCCACAACGTCCAGGCCAGCGTGTGGGTGGTGGTATCGTGCCCGGCGGCCAGCGTCACCCGCGCCTCCGTCAGGCCGCCGCTCAGGCGGGCAAGGTGCGAAAGCAGGTCGTCGCCTCCCTGTTCCAGCCGCTTGCCTGCCAGGCGGCGCAGCTCGGCGTTCACCCGCGCAAAGAGGATCGGGCGTGGCCACATCGGCGAGGGAAAGGGCAGGCGCAACGGCGCCAGAAAGGCGTGCAGCAGCTCCGCATCGAACTCGCCCGAAAAATAGGCGGCGTTCAGCATGCTGAGCGTCGCCCGGTCAGCCCAGGACAACGCGTCGAACTCACCGCTTGGCCGCACGTCGTACAGAGCGGAGCGCACGCGCTCCTGCAAGTTCAGCAGCGCGTTTTTCCCGTAAGGCTCCCTGAGCTGCGCCCGGCGGCTGCGGTGCCCGGGTGCGTCGGTCATGATCACGCCGCCCGACAGGTACGGCACCAGACGGCTGAAACTTCCCGCGCTGACAAAGGATTCGAGATCGGTGAGCAGCGAGCGGTTCCAGGTCGGACCAAAGCCGACCACGGTGGGCAGGCCCAGCTTCAGCTGAAACGTCGTGCCGAACTGCGCGCCTTCCTGCAGCAACTGGAGTGGCGCTGTTCCCCAGCGCGGAAAATGCCCGGCATAGGGATGCGCTTCAGGGGCGGGAAGGCCGGCCGGGTTCACCATGGCCCACGCCCTCCCAGATCGTCGTAAGGCAGACTCAGCAGCTCTCCCGCGCCGTTCCAGCCTGAAAGCAGCGACAGGGGCACCCCGCCGCCCGGATGAACCGTACCGCCCACCTGCCGCAGGTTGTCATAAGAGCCCAGGCGCCAGCCCGGACGCAGGGCGCCCGCGAGACCGTGAGGCGCCGAGCCGTAAATCGCGCCACCTCGCGCGACCCGCGCGTACTCGGCAGGGGAGAGGGCCCGCCACTCCCGCACGGGCAGGGGCAGGCGTTCCTGCAGGCGCCACAGCAGAAACCGGGCGTACTCGTCACGCCCCGCGCCGAGTTCCGGGCGAGGCGGGGCATTCACCAGGAAAAATGCCCGGTCGCCGTCGAGGTGCAGGTAGAGGGTGGGATCGGTGGGCAGTTGCCCCGCACGCAGCTCCTGCCACTCGCGCGCGTAGTCCTGCGAGAAGAGCAGGTGGTGGGCGGCCGGCAGGGCTTCAGACAGCCGTAACTGCAGGGCGAAGCCACTCAGGCCCAGCGGGCGTGGTGAAGGCGGTGCGCCGAGCCACCCGAGGGTATGGTCCCGGTCAGCCGCGCTGACAAAAACGTCGGCGCTGAACACCCCACGGCCGGTGTGGGCAGCGTACACCAGCCGCCTTCCGGGCGCGACCCGTTCGTGCACGAGGTGCTCGACGCGGGTCCGGTACTCGAAGCGCACCCCGAGCATGCCCGCATGCTCGGCGAGCCGAGCCGCGAGCGCGCCGAGGCCGCGTGCCTGACCCGGCGGCCCACCGGCCCAGCCGTTCAGGTGCCACACGCCCATTCCCAGTTCGACCCAGCTGATGTTGTGCAGCACCGCGGGCGCCCGGTAGGGATCGGCACCCAGGTAAGTGGCAAAGCGCAGCCAGAAAGGCGTGAGGTAAGGCCCGCTCTGCACCAGGCTGGCGAGGGAGCGCCCCGGTGAGGCGCGCCTTCCTCGCGTGAGCGCGTAGCGCAGCAGGGCAGTGCGCGAAGGGGGCGGCGCGAACAGAAAGGTGTCCTGTGCGTCCTGGTACAGGGTGCGGGCAAGGCGCAGCAGGCGCAGGTAATCCTGACCTTCCGTTCGGCTGAGCTGGGCCAGGGTGCCGTCCAGGTCCCCTTCCACCGCCAGGGCGCCCGGCGCGAAGGTCCGCCCGTCCGCATAGCTGTAGGTGGTGGTTGGACGCGCGCTTTCGAAGTGCGGGCGGGGCAGGCCCACCCGTTCGTGCAGGGCGCTCAGCACCTGCGGCATCGTCACGACCGTGGGCCCGCTGGAGAAGTCGGCCCACCCCAGCGCGGCTTTCCCACCTGCCCGGGGGAGGGCTTCGAGCACTGTCACGTCCGCGCCGGCCCGCCGCGCCCGCAGGGCGGCCGCCAGGCCCGCGAAGCCCGCACCGATCACCACGACGCGCTTCATGGTCGGCTCCGGGCGTCGTGCGCTTTGTGCCCGGGCCGGTGGTAGGTCCGGCCCTTCCAGGAATAGGAGCCTTTGAGGGCGCGCAGGTAGATTGGCAGGGTCGCCAGGGGCAGCAGGGGCGTGGCCAGCACTTCCAGCAGGTCGGCGGGTGCGCGCCGTCCGCTCTTGAGGTTGACCAGCAGCCGCTCGATCAGGGCGTAGAGCATGAATTCGTGTCTGCCGCTCAACCACGGCCAGCTATAGGCCAGCAGGTGCCAGCCCCAGGACAGCGCCAGCAGCGCGCGGCTGCTTCCGTGGGCCTTGGGCAGGCCCTTGGCAAAACCCTGTACGGCCTCGGCGTAACCGCGGTACATCCTCACGCTCACAAGGTCGCCACCCAGCGCGATGGCGAGGCGACCGCCGCGCGTCTTGAGTTTCACGGCCAGCGTCACGTCTTCGAGCACCTCGCCGCGCACCAGGGCGTGACCGCCCAGCCGCTCGTACGGCGCACGCCAGAAGGCCATCAGCTGCCCGTTGCCCGCCGCCGCCGAGGCGAAGGGCAGCCGGATCAGCGGCGCGGGCAGCAGCGAGAGCAGCACGTCGTCGTTGAGCGGCACGATCAGGCGTTCGCCCGCCGAACGGGTTTCCTGGCGGGGCCACACGGTCAGCAGGTCCGCCCGCGAACGCAGCAGCGCCTCGACGACCGCGTCGAGCGCTCCGGGCTGCCACAGCACGTCGGCGTCCGTGAAGATCAGCACGTCACCCGTCGCGGCTTCCGAAAGTTGCTGACAGGCCCAGGTCTTTCCAAGCCAGCCGGGCGGCAGCGGCGCGCCGCTCAGTACCCGCGCTCCAAGTCGCGCTGCCAGCAATGGCGTTTCATCGCTCGAGTGGTCGTCGAGCACGATGACCTCGTGGGCGCCCTGCGCGAGCAGCGTGGGCAGGGTGCGGCGCAGGTTGTGCGCTTCGTTGCGGGCGGGCACCAGCAGGGACACCCGTGGCCAGGCTGCCGGGCGCGCGGGGCGCAGCACCTCGAAGGTCAGCAGGTTGAGCGCCAGGGTCAGGAGCTTGTAATGAAAGAAACCGCGCAAGGCCCGCTCCAGCAGCGGCGAAAGGGAAAGGTGGCTCAGGTTCTCCACCCGCCTTGCCTTTTTTTCGGATGGCCCAGCAGGCGCGTCAAGGTGCGGCTGGGTCCTTCCAGCCGCTCAGGCACGTCCCGCGCTCCGCGCGTGAGCTGCAGGTATCCGGCCAGCGGCCACTCGGGATCGCTGCCGGTGAGCTCCTGATCGAGCAGGGACAGTTCGCTTGCCAGACCACGTGTCAGGTCGGCGGTCGGCGTACCGATCCGCAGGTATGCCTCGGGATGCTGATGACCGCGCAGCACCACCCGCAGCGCCACCGGCACGAGCGGCACCCCGGCAGCGCGGGCGAGCCAGGCCGCGCCTGGCTGCAGCTCGACCACTGCAGGGCCGGGAGTGAGCCGACCTTCCGGAAAGATCCACAGCCACTCGCCTGCCCGCGCGCGGCGCACGGCGGGGCGCAGTTCGCGGGTGCCCAGCACGCCCAGCGCGCGAAAGAAGGCAAAGCGCGCCAGCTGCTCGTCGTTCATCAGCACGCTGGGGCGGCGTCCGAAGGTCCAGCACACCTCGGCCAGCACGTAGCCGTCCCACCAGCTGTGATGGTTGAGGGCCAGCACCGCGCCTCCCGGCGGCAGGGCGCCGCGCAGCCACACGCCGCGCAGATCACGCCGCACCGTGCGGCGGATCAGCGTGCGAAAGCTGCTCTCGACGAGGTCCATGTCAGTCCTCCCATCACCAGAAAGGTCACCAGGGCCGCCGGCCACATACCCAGCAGCAGCAGCCCGGCCGGGAGCATCAGGGCTTCGAGCCGGTACGCCCAGGCGAAGCTGCCCCCAGTGCGGGTCAATTCAGGCGCCAGCCGGCCCAGCACCCAGGCCAGCGCGCTGCCCACCACAAACCAGCCCAGGAAGTTCACCCACGGCACCCCGTAATAGAGGCCCCCGCCCGCGCTCCAGGTCCAGAAGCCCGTGCGGGTCATCAGGGGCTCCAGTCCCAGATCGAGCGCGACCAGCAGCGCCCCGACCAGCAGGGGCCGCCCGCCTGCCAGGGCCAGGGCAGCGGCGGTCATCCACCACCAGCCCAGCGGCACCAGCAGCGGCACGCCCAGCAGTGTCGGTCCGGGCGGGTCGTAGCTGTAGGCCCCGAAAGGAAACCCGGTGCGGCTGCCGAGCACCTCGACGAGGAGCCCCACCCCAAAGGCCAGCCCCGCCAGCAGCAGGGCGCGCGCCCCGACCTGCTCCCAGGCCCAGGCCAGGGCCGCCAGGGCCAGCAGCAGCGTCGAAATCGTGGCCAGCAAGGCAAAGCCCTCGGGCCAGAGCGGCACCGGCACGCGCAGCAGCGCGGACAGGGCCAGCAGCCCCACCCAGGGCCGCACAGTCGCCCGCAGGAAACGCACCCGCTCCAGCGCGACAGGATGCAAAAACAGCAGCAGCCCCGTGACGACCAGCAGGTTGGTGACGAGAAAGAACACGGCCTCTTCAAGCGGCAATCCGAACAGGTTCAGCCCGGTGGTGTAGCGCTCGCTGATGCTCCAGATGCCCTGCCTGATGGCGAAGAGGTCGGTTGCCCACAGGTACACGGTCGGGGGCAGCACCGCGAGCAGAAAGGTCCGCGCGTTTCCCAATACCAGGTCGCCCCCGAAGGCCCACTGCAGCGCGAGCACCGGCATGGCCCACGCCAGGATCAGGCCCAGGTAGAAGGTGGATTCGAAGCTCAGCATGAAGGCGCCCGCGAAGGCGAGCAGCAGCAGCAGAACTGCGCCGCCCCAGCGCACCGCGAAGGTGGAGATGTGTGGCGGCCCGCCCCGGCGCAGCAGCAAAAACAGCCACAGGCCCGCGATCAGGGTCTGCAGGACAAAAAAGGCGTACTCCTCGAGCGGCACGTAACCGACGCGTCCCAGCACACGCTCGGGTGGGTAGTTCCAGACCTGCTTATAGACCAGATAGTTGTCCCACGGCGTGGTATACACGAAGGCGATGAGGGGCAGCAGCCAGTAAAAAGTCCAGGCCCAGCGGTTCTCTGGCCGGTAGGCGCCCGCAAGTGGGCGGCCCGAGCGCACTTCGCGCCAGGTCCACAGGGCCAGCAAGGCCAGGAGCGGCGCGATGAACAGCAGGTGGTATTGCAGATAGGTCATGGGCAGGCCAGCTCGCACGCACGGAGGGTCGTCATTTCCAGCCTCGCCGGGAAAGGTCTCTCAGCAGCTCGCGCGCCGTGTTGCGTCCGCTCGCGCCCATGATGCCGCCGCCCGGATGGGTGCTCGCGCCCGTCATGTACAGCCCCCGCAGGCCCGGCCAGCGGTACGAGGCGGCGCCCAGAAAGGGCCGCAGCGCGAACATCTGGTCGATGGTCATCTCCAGGTGCATCACGTTGCCCCGGTAAAGGCCCAGCTCGCGCTCCAGCCACAGCGGCGTCTGTATCAGCTCGCCCACGATGTTCTCGCGGGTACCGGGCGCGTAGTGCTCGAAGGCGTCCAGAATCCAGTCGCGCACTTCCAGTTGGCGCTCTTCCCAGCTGCCCCGCGCCAGGCTGTAGGGGTAGTACTGGGCCCACAGCCACAGCACCTCACCGCCCGGCGGGGCGAGGCTGTCGTCCACTGCCGAAAAGCTCATGGCGATCAGGGGCGGGTCGCGGGTGGGGTCACCGGCCAGATACTCGCCGTAGGCCCTGCTCAGCTGGCGCTCGTTTTTGATCAGCAGGCCGAGTCCCACGCGTGAATGAGGCTCGTGGTGCCGGCGGTAGCGCACCTTCTCCTTCAGTGCCAGACGCAGCACCATGCCAAAACCGTTGCCGACCCGAACCTCGCGCGCCGCTTCGGGTACGAACTCTGGGGGCAGTGCGCCCGCCGTGGCCAGAACGTGCGTGCCGCTCACGACCGCCCGCCCTGTAATGCGCTCGCCGCTTGCGAGCTCCACCCCGGTGGCGCGCGGGCCCTCGGTCAGGATGCGTTTCACGGGCGCGCTCACGGTGAGCGTGCCACCGTGCGCCTCGATCAGGCGCGCCAGCGCCTTCGTGAGGCCGCCAGAGCCGCCCTTGGGCCGCGCCACTCCGCCCTCGTGGTAGAGCGGGTGCCACAGCAGAAAGGGCGCCGAGATCGGCTCGGTGGGCGGCGGCCCGCTTTGCGCGGCCATCCAGGTGAGCGGTGCCCGCACGCGCTCTTCCGAGAAGTACTCGCCCGCCACCTCGCCGTAAGGGCGCAGGATGCGGCGCAGCTGCCCCTGCCACCCCCGCCCGCCGCCTCCGCCGAGAATCAGTTTGCGCCCCAGTTCCAGCGGAGAGGGCACGCTGAGAAAGGTCTCGTTGACGGCGCGCGCAAAAGGCGTCCAGTCGGAAATGAAGCGGGCGTAGGCCTCGCCCTGACCGGGAAAGAGGTTTTCCAGCTCGTTCGCGGTGCGCGCCGCGTCGCGCCACACGAACCAGGGCGTCTCGCCGTCTGAGGCGTGAAACATCGGATCGAGGTCCAGGTAATACAGTCCGTAGCGCGAGAGTTCCAGCTCTTTCACGATCGGCGTCATGCGGATCAGGATGTGCGCGCTGCCGCCCAGGTCGAACTGGTAGCCAGGCACGCGCTCCTCGGTGGCAACCGCCCCGCCGGGAACGGCGCGCCGCTCGAAGACGCCCACCCGGTAGCCTGCCTTGGCAGCGTAGGCGGCGGTGATCAGGGCGTTGTGGCCTGCACCCATCACGATGACGTCGTAGTCGTAACTCAGAACCGGCCTCCGTGTTAGGGAGTCTACCCAGCTTTGCCGGAGCAGGAACGTGCCAAATCCGCCAGAGCCGTTCGCCTGTTGGTGTGTTCGGCACTCCCGCCCCAGTGCCGGGCGCGCTACGCTGTGCTCATTGCCGCGTCAGGGGCGGACACGTCCCTTCCCGAGGCGCGCCGCAACACACGCGACCGGCCCTGCTTGGGCCCCCTGGAGAAACGCATGCGCCAGTACTACACCTCGGAATCCGTGTCCGAAGGACACCCGGATAAACTTGCCGACTTCATATCCGACTCGATCCTCGACGAATTTCTGCGTCAGGAACCCACTTCGCGGGTGGCCTGCGAAACGCTCGTCACGACCGGCCTCGCGCTGGTGGCCGGGGAGATCAGCGCGCGCGAGGCTTACGTGGACATCTCGCGCGTGGTGCGCGAGGCCGTGCGTAGCGTCGGATATACCCGCGCCAAGTACGGGTTTGACGCCGACAGCGTCTCGGTCATGACCACCATCGACGAGCAGTCCCCCGACATCGCGCAGGGCGTGAACTACTCCGAGGAGTGGCGCGAAATGAGCGAGGCCGAGCGCGCCTTGCCGCAAAACCGCTTCAGCATGATCGGCGCGGGCGACCAGGGTCTGATGTTCGGCTACGCCAC
The Deinococcus peraridilitoris DSM 19664 genome window above contains:
- a CDS encoding phytoene desaturase family protein, whose translation is MKRVVVIGAGFAGLAAALRARRAGADVTVLEALPRAGGKAALGWADFSSGPTVVTMPQVLSALHERVGLPRPHFESARPTTTYSYADGRTFAPGALAVEGDLDGTLAQLSRTEGQDYLRLLRLARTLYQDAQDTFLFAPPPSRTALLRYALTRGRRASPGRSLASLVQSGPYLTPFWLRFATYLGADPYRAPAVLHNISWVELGMGVWHLNGWAGGPPGQARGLGALAARLAEHAGMLGVRFEYRTRVEHLVHERVAPGRRLVYAAHTGRGVFSADVFVSAADRDHTLGWLGAPPSPRPLGLSGFALQLRLSEALPAAHHLLFSQDYAREWQELRAGQLPTDPTLYLHLDGDRAFFLVNAPPRPELGAGRDEYARFLLWRLQERLPLPVREWRALSPAEYARVARGGAIYGSAPHGLAGALRPGWRLGSYDNLRQVGGTVHPGGGVPLSLLSGWNGAGELLSLPYDDLGGRGPW
- a CDS encoding glycosyltransferase, yielding MENLSHLSLSPLLERALRGFFHYKLLTLALNLLTFEVLRPARPAAWPRVSLLVPARNEAHNLRRTLPTLLAQGAHEVIVLDDHSSDETPLLAARLGARVLSGAPLPPGWLGKTWACQQLSEAATGDVLIFTDADVLWQPGALDAVVEALLRSRADLLTVWPRQETRSAGERLIVPLNDDVLLSLLPAPLIRLPFASAAAGNGQLMAFWRAPYERLGGHALVRGEVLEDVTLAVKLKTRGGRLAIALGGDLVSVRMYRGYAEAVQGFAKGLPKAHGSSRALLALSWGWHLLAYSWPWLSGRHEFMLYALIERLLVNLKSGRRAPADLLEVLATPLLPLATLPIYLRALKGSYSWKGRTYHRPGHKAHDARSRP
- a CDS encoding carotenoid biosynthesis protein codes for the protein MTYLQYHLLFIAPLLALLALWTWREVRSGRPLAGAYRPENRWAWTFYWLLPLIAFVYTTPWDNYLVYKQVWNYPPERVLGRVGYVPLEEYAFFVLQTLIAGLWLFLLLRRGGPPHISTFAVRWGGAVLLLLLAFAGAFMLSFESTFYLGLILAWAMPVLALQWAFGGDLVLGNARTFLLAVLPPTVYLWATDLFAIRQGIWSISERYTTGLNLFGLPLEEAVFFLVTNLLVVTGLLLFLHPVALERVRFLRATVRPWVGLLALSALLRVPVPLWPEGFALLATISTLLLALAALAWAWEQVGARALLLAGLAFGVGLLVEVLGSRTGFPFGAYSYDPPGPTLLGVPLLVPLGWWWMTAAALALAGGRPLLVGALLVALDLGLEPLMTRTGFWTWSAGGGLYYGVPWVNFLGWFVVGSALAWVLGRLAPELTRTGGSFAWAYRLEALMLPAGLLLLGMWPAALVTFLVMGGLTWTSSRAAFAR
- a CDS encoding lysophospholipid acyltransferase family protein, whose protein sequence is MDLVESSFRTLIRRTVRRDLRGVWLRGALPPGGAVLALNHHSWWDGYVLAEVCWTFGRRPSVLMNDEQLARFAFFRALGVLGTRELRPAVRRARAGEWLWIFPEGRLTPGPAVVELQPGAAWLARAAGVPLVPVALRVVLRGHQHPEAYLRIGTPTADLTRGLASELSLLDQELTGSDPEWPLAGYLQLTRGARDVPERLEGPSRTLTRLLGHPKKRQGGWRT
- a CDS encoding phytoene desaturase family protein, encoding MGAGHNALITAAYAAKAGYRVGVFERRAVPGGAVATEERVPGYQFDLGGSAHILIRMTPIVKELELSRYGLYYLDLDPMFHASDGETPWFVWRDAARTANELENLFPGQGEAYARFISDWTPFARAVNETFLSVPSPLELGRKLILGGGGGRGWQGQLRRILRPYGEVAGEYFSEERVRAPLTWMAAQSGPPPTEPISAPFLLWHPLYHEGGVARPKGGSGGLTKALARLIEAHGGTLTVSAPVKRILTEGPRATGVELASGERITGRAVVSGTHVLATAGALPPEFVPEAAREVRVGNGFGMVLRLALKEKVRYRRHHEPHSRVGLGLLIKNERQLSRAYGEYLAGDPTRDPPLIAMSFSAVDDSLAPPGGEVLWLWAQYYPYSLARGSWEERQLEVRDWILDAFEHYAPGTRENIVGELIQTPLWLERELGLYRGNVMHLEMTIDQMFALRPFLGAASYRWPGLRGLYMTGASTHPGGGIMGASGRNTARELLRDLSRRGWK